In the Sebaldella sp. S0638 genome, one interval contains:
- a CDS encoding peptide ABC transporter substrate-binding protein: MKRVLMVLFFIMGMLVFGAKDEIVVNFEYEPYESNLDPQLGIDLDINALIMEGLIRQDEKGKPVPGIAEKWEISEDGLVWTFHLRDAKWENGDYVTANDFKFAWIRALESENAAEYSYLLFLIKGAYEYNGGAGSIEEIGIRVIDDKTLEITLDTPTKYLDSLLTFPVYIPLNEKYYKSNKNGYAKDAGKIMANGSYKLLSWIHHDELVLEKNENYWNKNKIKNEIIRAKLIENASDSLRAFENNEIDFTILTVEQYSKFREDKRLTTYDDGSTWYLEYNLNNVFLSNKKIRQALTMVVDKEELGNILQAMGKPAYGFVPDTIMGENKTFREEAGETYPRYNSKKARELFKEGMKELGLEKAPKVTLIFNDQGNNKKISEYVQKKIKKELGYDLTIEPLPFEERLVKMLGKDFDIVLAGWIGDYNDALSYMDLWITNGGNNHTSYSNPKYDELIQIAQTSPCQKVRMQAMIEAEKLLGDDMPIGMLYYRRKIVLINPRLKNMKFKSLGSIYYLNDAYVK, encoded by the coding sequence ATGAAGAGAGTTTTGATGGTGTTGTTTTTTATTATGGGTATGTTAGTTTTTGGGGCGAAAGATGAGATTGTAGTTAATTTTGAATATGAACCTTATGAATCAAATTTAGACCCACAATTAGGTATAGATCTTGATATAAATGCATTAATAATGGAAGGATTGATCAGACAGGACGAGAAAGGGAAACCAGTTCCGGGAATTGCTGAAAAATGGGAAATAAGCGAAGATGGACTTGTATGGACTTTTCATTTAAGAGATGCTAAATGGGAAAATGGAGATTATGTAACAGCAAATGATTTTAAGTTTGCTTGGATAAGAGCACTTGAGAGTGAAAATGCAGCAGAATACAGTTATTTATTATTTCTAATAAAAGGGGCATATGAATATAACGGAGGCGCGGGTAGTATTGAAGAGATAGGGATAAGAGTAATTGATGATAAAACATTGGAAATAACACTTGATACACCTACAAAGTATTTGGATTCATTATTGACTTTTCCAGTATACATTCCGTTAAATGAGAAATATTATAAGAGTAATAAAAATGGATATGCAAAAGATGCAGGGAAGATAATGGCAAATGGTTCATACAAACTGCTAAGCTGGATTCATCATGATGAATTAGTTCTTGAGAAAAATGAAAATTATTGGAATAAGAATAAAATAAAAAATGAAATAATAAGAGCAAAGTTAATTGAAAATGCATCAGATTCATTGCGTGCTTTTGAAAATAACGAAATTGATTTTACTATATTAACTGTTGAGCAGTATTCAAAATTTAGAGAAGATAAAAGATTAACTACATATGATGATGGTTCGACATGGTATTTAGAATATAATCTTAATAATGTATTCTTATCTAATAAGAAGATCAGGCAGGCTTTGACAATGGTAGTGGATAAAGAAGAATTAGGAAATATTTTGCAGGCAATGGGGAAGCCGGCTTATGGATTCGTTCCGGATACTATAATGGGTGAGAATAAAACTTTTAGAGAAGAGGCTGGAGAAACATATCCTCGTTATAACTCTAAAAAAGCCAGAGAATTATTTAAAGAGGGAATGAAAGAACTTGGACTGGAAAAAGCACCGAAAGTAACTCTGATATTTAATGATCAAGGGAATAACAAAAAAATATCTGAATATGTTCAGAAAAAAATAAAAAAGGAACTTGGTTATGACTTAACAATAGAACCTTTACCATTTGAAGAAAGACTGGTGAAAATGTTAGGAAAGGATTTTGATATAGTCCTCGCAGGATGGATCGGAGATTACAATGATGCGCTAAGTTATATGGATTTATGGATAACAAATGGTGGGAATAATCATACATCATATTCTAATCCTAAGTATGATGAATTAATACAAATAGCACAGACAAGCCCTTGTCAAAAAGTAAGAATGCAGGCAATGATAGAAGCAGAAAAGCTTCTAGGAGATGATATGCCTATAGGAATGCTTTACTACAGACGAAAAATAGTTTTGATCAATCCAAGACTTAAAAATATGAAATTTAAGTCGCTTGGTTCTATATATTATCTAAATGATGCTTATGTAAAATAA
- a CDS encoding ABC transporter ATP-binding protein: MEAIKIENLTKIYKTGNKVLDNLNLTVESGNTFSLLGVNGAGKSTLINILTTFINSTSGKACIFGKDITKEKKFVRRNISCVAQQISIDEHLSLYENMLFQSRLYKIDSLTAKKRIHHLIEAFGLQEYEKYKISAYSGGIKRRLDIAMSMISSPKILFLDEPTVGMDVESRRTMWKLINNIKQNFKTTIFLTTHYLEEADILSDKICIIKNGSALVQDTPENLRYYTDKNIIKISLKTPGEMYIIEEKLINADFIYNMRRENNSLILDTQNNEQNFYTINRLLMENNINYNGIEVSKPSLEDVFISFINDRERGI; the protein is encoded by the coding sequence ATGGAAGCAATTAAAATAGAAAATCTGACTAAAATTTATAAAACCGGAAATAAAGTTCTGGATAACCTGAATCTTACTGTGGAATCAGGAAACACTTTTTCTCTTTTAGGGGTGAACGGAGCCGGAAAATCTACCCTTATTAATATTCTTACTACATTTATTAATTCCACTTCAGGAAAGGCCTGTATTTTCGGAAAAGATATTACAAAAGAAAAGAAATTCGTAAGAAGAAATATTTCATGTGTAGCACAGCAAATCTCCATAGATGAACATCTTTCCCTTTATGAAAACATGCTTTTTCAAAGCAGACTTTATAAAATAGATTCACTTACTGCGAAAAAAAGGATACATCATCTTATTGAAGCTTTTGGCTTACAGGAATATGAGAAGTACAAAATTTCAGCTTATTCAGGCGGTATAAAACGCCGGCTGGATATAGCAATGAGTATGATTTCTTCCCCGAAAATACTTTTTCTTGATGAGCCCACAGTTGGTATGGATGTGGAATCACGCAGAACTATGTGGAAACTTATTAATAATATAAAGCAGAATTTTAAAACTACAATTTTTTTAACTACTCATTATCTTGAAGAAGCAGATATACTAAGTGACAAAATATGTATAATCAAAAATGGAAGTGCTTTGGTGCAGGATACCCCTGAAAATCTCAGATATTATACTGATAAAAATATAATAAAAATAAGTCTGAAAACTCCCGGAGAAATGTATATTATTGAAGAAAAATTGATAAATGCAGATTTTATCTATAATATGCGCAGGGAAAATAATTCTCTTATACTTGACACCCAGAATAACGAGCAGAATTTTTATACAATTAACAGACTTTTGATGGAAAATAATATAAATTACAATGGTATAGAAGTGTCAAAACCAAGCCTTGAGGATGTATTTATCTCATTTATAAATGATAGAGAAAGGGGGATTTAA
- a CDS encoding ABC transporter permease, producing MEITNIFWRNIKWRLQNPLTIIMTLLQPLIWLLLYSTVFAADLPGIPAGGYTAFILPGILVLVIFASSGSSGVINYIMKTKGSFYRIQISPVRRSSIIFGHIFDSAVLSYLEIAVLFIISFFLSSGLSLNIYDFLPLVILFFLVIFFVSSFSYTLSLILPDENIFFVIINTFVLPIFFVSTALIPYESISQNYKTVVLANPFTHVINSIRNIILENSINWAMFFQAAAIMAVLCVVSFFLSVYI from the coding sequence ATGGAAATTACAAATATTTTCTGGCGTAATATCAAATGGAGGCTCCAAAATCCTCTTACTATTATTATGACACTGCTTCAGCCGCTTATCTGGCTTCTGCTGTACAGTACAGTTTTTGCCGCCGATCTGCCGGGTATTCCTGCGGGCGGCTATACTGCCTTTATACTTCCCGGCATCCTTGTTCTTGTTATTTTCGCTAGTTCAGGAAGCAGCGGTGTTATTAATTATATAATGAAAACTAAGGGAAGTTTTTACCGTATCCAAATTTCACCTGTTAGAAGAAGTTCTATTATATTCGGGCATATTTTTGATTCTGCTGTGTTATCATATCTGGAAATAGCTGTATTATTTATTATTTCATTTTTTTTATCATCGGGATTATCTTTGAATATATATGATTTTCTCCCTTTGGTTATTTTATTTTTTCTGGTAATCTTTTTTGTATCATCTTTTTCATATACATTAAGTCTTATATTACCTGATGAAAATATCTTTTTTGTAATAATAAACACATTTGTTCTTCCGATATTTTTTGTCAGCACTGCACTGATACCTTATGAGAGTATATCACAAAATTATAAAACAGTGGTTTTGGCTAATCCTTTTACACATGTGATTAACAGCATACGTAATATCATTCTGGAGAATTCCATAAATTGGGCAATGTTTTTTCAGGCGGCGGCAATCATGGCTGTATTATGTGTAGTTAGTTTTTTCTTATCGGTTTATATTTGA
- a CDS encoding AraC family transcriptional regulator, protein MEWLKRLNKAIDYIEENLCSTVSIDEAARIACCSAYHFQRMFSYISEVPLAEYIRRRRMTAAAFEIQSSNTKIIDVALKYGYESPTSFNRAFQSIHGISPVNARLNGTMLKAYPRISLSVTIKGNSVINYRIEKKEAFRIIGVRKNLKTDIETNFKNVPSFWADTKKSEIFPELCGLITSDFPKILGVSVYENNENFYYYIAVKSDKTLKNTFEYIVPAATWVIFECTGAAPESIQNLYRQFYTEWLPTSGYEYGNTPEIETYTDGNVNSPDYKSELWFPVKKSEFV, encoded by the coding sequence ATGGAGTGGCTGAAACGGCTGAACAAAGCTATTGACTATATTGAAGAAAATCTGTGCAGTACTGTCAGCATTGATGAAGCAGCAAGGATTGCCTGCTGTTCCGCATATCATTTCCAAAGAATGTTTTCGTATATTTCAGAGGTTCCCCTTGCAGAATATATACGCAGAAGACGTATGACTGCTGCTGCATTTGAGATACAAAGCAGCAATACAAAAATAATAGATGTCGCCCTGAAATACGGGTATGAATCTCCTACATCATTTAACAGGGCTTTTCAGAGTATACACGGAATCTCACCTGTAAATGCCCGGCTAAACGGAACTATGCTGAAAGCTTACCCGAGAATAAGTCTCTCTGTCACTATAAAAGGAAACTCTGTTATAAATTACAGAATTGAAAAAAAAGAAGCATTCAGGATTATAGGAGTAAGAAAAAATTTGAAAACAGATATTGAAACCAATTTCAAAAATGTTCCTTCATTTTGGGCAGATACTAAAAAATCTGAAATTTTTCCTGAATTATGTGGATTAATAACTTCTGATTTTCCAAAAATTCTGGGTGTAAGTGTTTATGAAAATAATGAAAACTTTTATTACTATATTGCCGTAAAAAGTGATAAAACACTGAAAAATACTTTTGAATATATAGTACCAGCTGCTACATGGGTTATCTTCGAATGTACAGGTGCCGCTCCGGAAAGCATACAAAATCTCTACAGGCAATTTTACACTGAATGGCTCCCCACATCAGGTTATGAATATGGAAATACTCCTGAAATAGAAACATATACAGACGGGAACGTGAATTCCCCTGATTATAAATCGGAACTTTGGTTCCCTGTAAAAAAATCTGAATTTGTCTGA
- a CDS encoding autotransporter serine protease: protein MKKKFLLVAVLLIALTACGSSGGGGGGGGNGTPATPIPTSPDTSTPNVTVPDAPYVPFNKTDPHKASSAKSSGITGTGVTIGIIDTGFETANAEFKDSLGNPRISTDPAFTGNTNIHGSLVAEVAGGKTIGMAPNVTIKAISAGATCTDGGDTCVDTNLSMYQSLYNDGVRIFNQSFGADKATGAAKKSEFPLTDPVIDFFYKRATTDSLFVWATGNGSSLQPGAEAGLPFLYPALEKGWIAVTAVDSQTGLIADYANQCGLAQNWCIAAVGDYSFYAKNVNGKGTSFATPAVTGAAALVQQKYPWMNGDLLRQTLLSTATDMGKLGVDSTYGWGLLNVEKAVKGPALFDKKLALGNYVNISFDTVTSYFQNDISGDAGVIKSGTGKLVLSGNNTYTGDNIVNGGTLTVNGKVISQVQIQSNGTFSSNGGYVDNNVINNGGTFVNESNGTIIAGNYTASSDSITESTADSTINVKGKAVLSGSVLKVAAPKDENDRPVYISSTNSIQGNILVADQGIESSFGSVETPVLLSTELKYSENNVGLEMTRKDVSVYSAEAYNSDATRDNTASNLEQVFKILDNGTGNEAFRTQAAYLQQTASSKVLAASLDSLSGQIYASAQALTFQQSQTINKDLSNRLTWLGSMTNPADSTGIWFNGIGSVGRLYQSGYAEADTYLYGGQIGVDKAFNSKFILGASLSFSDSKADFDRYAGESKSQNLGLSLYGRYGLENDTFYVLGRIGGAYVSSDVERDVIVGSYKDNLSVNHDDYVLSGYGEVGYKLKTSSAVSITPYAGLLFDSVNRGSFSEDNSLFGLKADSKTYSQTSGLLGLRAEGSFNWAAGKSTVLGYFSWQTAFNDEDLSYDASYIGLPNEKFKIKGIGLADNTAWTGVGILTEVTPVWSWYANYDMQIERSKVMNNVFSVGARINLN from the coding sequence ATGAAAAAAAAATTTTTATTGGTTGCCGTGCTTCTCATAGCTCTCACAGCATGCGGAAGTTCCGGCGGCGGTGGAGGAGGCGGTGGAAACGGGACTCCGGCGACTCCGATTCCAACATCACCTGATACTTCTACACCTAACGTTACTGTTCCTGATGCACCCTATGTTCCATTTAACAAAACTGATCCGCATAAAGCAAGCTCAGCAAAAAGCAGCGGCATTACAGGTACAGGAGTGACTATTGGTATTATTGATACCGGTTTTGAAACTGCAAATGCAGAATTCAAAGATAGTCTGGGGAATCCGCGTATCAGCACAGATCCGGCATTTACAGGCAATACTAATATACACGGAAGTCTGGTAGCTGAGGTCGCAGGCGGTAAGACAATCGGTATGGCACCTAATGTGACTATAAAAGCTATTTCTGCCGGTGCGACATGTACTGACGGCGGTGATACCTGCGTTGATACTAATCTTTCCATGTATCAGTCATTATATAATGATGGTGTGAGAATATTTAACCAGTCTTTCGGAGCCGATAAAGCCACAGGTGCTGCTAAAAAATCAGAATTTCCGCTTACTGATCCGGTTATCGACTTTTTCTATAAAAGAGCTACTACAGATTCATTGTTTGTATGGGCTACTGGAAATGGAAGCTCTTTACAGCCCGGAGCTGAAGCAGGACTTCCTTTCTTATATCCGGCTTTGGAAAAGGGATGGATCGCTGTTACCGCTGTTGATTCTCAGACCGGTTTAATAGCTGATTATGCTAATCAATGCGGACTTGCTCAAAACTGGTGTATAGCAGCAGTAGGTGACTATAGCTTTTATGCAAAGAATGTAAACGGCAAGGGTACTTCATTTGCTACCCCGGCAGTTACAGGCGCAGCTGCTCTTGTACAGCAGAAATATCCGTGGATGAACGGAGACCTTCTGAGACAGACACTTTTATCCACAGCAACTGATATGGGGAAACTTGGAGTAGACAGTACCTATGGATGGGGACTTCTAAATGTGGAAAAAGCTGTAAAAGGCCCTGCTCTTTTTGATAAGAAACTGGCATTGGGAAATTATGTTAATATCAGCTTTGACACTGTTACTTCTTATTTTCAAAATGATATAAGCGGAGATGCGGGTGTAATAAAAAGCGGTACTGGAAAGCTTGTTCTTTCAGGAAATAATACTTATACAGGGGATAACATCGTCAACGGCGGTACTCTTACTGTTAACGGTAAAGTAATATCACAGGTTCAGATTCAGTCCAACGGTACCTTCTCTAGTAACGGCGGATATGTGGACAATAATGTTATAAATAACGGCGGTACTTTTGTAAATGAATCAAACGGTACAATAATCGCAGGAAATTACACTGCTTCATCAGATTCTATAACTGAAAGCACTGCTGATTCTACAATTAACGTAAAAGGAAAGGCTGTACTTTCAGGTTCTGTCCTAAAAGTAGCCGCTCCTAAAGATGAGAATGACAGACCTGTTTATATAAGTTCTACGAACAGTATACAGGGAAACATACTTGTTGCTGATCAGGGAATCGAGAGCAGTTTTGGTTCTGTGGAAACTCCGGTACTTCTGAGTACAGAGCTTAAATACAGCGAAAATAATGTAGGATTGGAAATGACAAGAAAAGATGTTTCGGTTTATTCAGCGGAAGCTTATAATTCTGATGCTACAAGGGACAACACAGCTTCAAATCTGGAACAGGTATTTAAAATCCTTGATAACGGTACAGGAAATGAAGCATTCAGAACACAGGCCGCATACTTACAGCAGACTGCTTCTTCAAAAGTGCTGGCTGCATCTCTTGACAGTTTATCAGGACAGATTTATGCTTCGGCACAGGCACTTACATTCCAACAATCTCAGACAATAAACAAAGACCTGTCAAACAGGCTTACATGGCTTGGAAGTATGACAAACCCTGCTGACAGCACAGGTATATGGTTTAACGGAATTGGTTCAGTAGGAAGACTTTATCAGTCCGGATATGCAGAGGCAGATACTTACCTTTACGGCGGACAAATCGGGGTGGACAAAGCTTTTAACAGTAAGTTTATTCTTGGTGCATCACTTTCATTCTCTGACTCCAAAGCTGATTTTGACAGATATGCCGGAGAATCAAAGAGCCAGAATCTGGGATTATCATTATACGGAAGATACGGACTGGAAAACGATACATTCTATGTGCTGGGACGTATAGGAGGAGCTTATGTTTCAAGTGATGTAGAAAGAGATGTAATAGTAGGTTCATATAAAGATAATCTTTCTGTTAATCATGATGATTATGTACTTTCAGGTTACGGGGAAGTAGGATACAAACTCAAAACTTCTTCTGCTGTGAGTATCACTCCTTATGCCGGTCTTTTATTCGACAGTGTAAACAGAGGAAGTTTTTCTGAGGATAACAGTCTTTTTGGACTAAAAGCTGACAGTAAAACTTATTCACAGACTTCCGGACTTTTAGGATTACGTGCTGAAGGTTCTTTCAACTGGGCAGCAGGTAAATCTACAGTTCTTGGTTACTTCTCATGGCAGACTGCATTTAATGATGAAGACCTGAGCTACGATGCTTCTTACATCGGGCTTCCTAATGAGAAATTCAAGATAAAAGGTATCGGTCTTGCAGATAACACTGCATGGACAGGTGTGGGGATACTTACTGAAGTGACTCCTGTCTGGTCATGGTACGCGAACTATGATATGCAGATAGAAAGATCAAAGGTAATGAATAATGTATTCTCAGTAGGTGCAAGAATTAACCTAAATTAG
- a CDS encoding GyrI-like domain-containing protein produces MNYEIKIKGIEPVLAATLRFSGRSEDAGKYFPDIYKALKGQSSGSPFFCYYNKEFSETADIELCVPVSEKKELRGIIIKELPRIKAVCTVHTGSYETIKNAYQALTKYISEKNLETDIPAREVYIKGPGMFFKGNPDKYITEIIIPLKNPHFD; encoded by the coding sequence ATGAACTATGAAATAAAAATCAAAGGTATCGAACCTGTACTTGCAGCAACACTTCGTTTTAGCGGAAGATCCGAGGATGCAGGAAAATACTTTCCTGATATCTACAAAGCATTAAAAGGGCAAAGCAGCGGTTCCCCGTTCTTTTGTTACTATAATAAAGAATTTAGTGAAACAGCCGATATTGAGTTATGTGTACCGGTTTCTGAAAAAAAGGAACTAAGGGGGATAATAATCAAGGAGCTGCCGCGGATAAAAGCCGTATGCACAGTTCATACAGGAAGTTACGAAACTATCAAAAATGCATATCAGGCTCTTACAAAATACATATCTGAAAAAAATCTTGAAACGGACATTCCTGCGCGTGAAGTCTATATCAAAGGGCCGGGTATGTTTTTCAAGGGAAATCCTGACAAATATATTACTGAAATTATAATTCCCCTTAAAAATCCACATTTTGACTGA
- a CDS encoding autotransporter domain-containing protein, protein MRKNIKKAVLLSLLLNLINCSSSGGGGGGGSSNSPSTSPGGGNVSAIKIDNNIIYKNRNEVLEYSVGNNTVAANKPALKMEDNNTKVFNDKVLESNYTRLSLDNDTFVVEVDDRAYFTNTGIIQGNSYGVSLEDGGTMINSNIIKNNGNYGVYLDDDTSLYNYGEISNAGSYGVFAEDRSKVVNEGKIQNNGAYGILVSENGTTATNNSTGKIMNAGDFGIYSVNGAKAVNAGIISNIGNKGMAAHNNASIVNSGTINNSGTYGMYITRNSTGVNNGTIELTGNNLTGVYVGDRSTFTNNGTIKINGTSGVGIEAVNYSTIKIAQNSKVILDGNAAITQSSTNYTFPNSNINAGGAAYKLDSTSQLINAGVISASGTLSVSTSAQVILDSGTGSIEAETLDLQKDIYLNASKAMDSSSDTYNYEDLNVKNLTGTGEIKSYSPLFTAKTTQAADGTYSVSLERKKFDTLFESELGNILEKNYAGSENDNVSKELYNSIKSISSMKTFSLADEEITGRTIISNSLYNQFHQNKILNNSIDSILSRRDISNAGTEYYFETMGSFSDQKNLDNSSGFDSNSYGVTVGIMTPVNNSVSLGGFISYLNSDIDYKDNADSSQDTDTFSITGVMENKFMDNFKLTTKLGYNYGSNDTKRKITYDNSYNEVNGEYDTWSLNGTTGLEYSKEITRNITLKPSLNLILSYISQEEYTETGAIADVKVDSEDAFSAKAGAGIKADINLFDNGVSRFKVVPKINYYYEMADPYKNKNISLVSLADTMEIWSREAGRNDLNLGIDLEYSINNFSVFGGYNAGVLDDENEQFVNLGFKFFF, encoded by the coding sequence ATGAGAAAAAATATAAAAAAAGCTGTACTTTTGTCTTTATTGTTAAATCTTATAAATTGTTCCAGCAGCGGCGGGGGAGGCGGCGGAGGTTCTTCCAATTCACCTTCCACATCACCGGGCGGAGGAAATGTATCTGCAATAAAGATAGATAATAACATTATTTATAAAAACAGAAATGAAGTTTTGGAGTACTCAGTGGGAAATAATACTGTGGCTGCGAATAAACCGGCTTTGAAGATGGAGGATAATAATACAAAGGTCTTTAACGATAAGGTATTAGAGTCAAACTATACAAGATTAAGCCTTGATAACGACACTTTTGTCGTAGAGGTGGATGACAGGGCATATTTTACCAATACCGGCATTATTCAGGGAAATTCATACGGTGTTTCACTGGAAGACGGCGGAACAATGATAAATAGCAATATCATCAAAAATAACGGGAATTATGGTGTTTATCTTGATGACGATACATCTTTGTATAACTATGGAGAAATCAGCAATGCCGGAAGTTACGGTGTATTCGCAGAGGACAGGTCAAAAGTTGTAAATGAAGGGAAAATACAGAATAATGGGGCATATGGTATTCTTGTTTCGGAAAATGGAACAACAGCGACGAATAACAGTACTGGAAAGATAATGAATGCCGGAGATTTCGGAATATATTCCGTAAATGGGGCAAAAGCTGTAAATGCAGGAATTATCAGCAATATCGGGAATAAAGGTATGGCTGCCCATAATAATGCCAGTATTGTGAATAGCGGAACTATAAATAACAGCGGGACATACGGAATGTATATAACTAGGAATTCTACAGGAGTTAATAACGGAACGATTGAATTAACGGGAAATAATCTTACAGGAGTGTATGTAGGAGACAGAAGTACATTCACAAATAACGGGACTATAAAAATAAACGGTACTTCGGGAGTAGGAATAGAAGCAGTAAATTACAGCACAATAAAAATAGCGCAGAATTCTAAGGTAATATTGGATGGTAATGCCGCAATAACACAGAGCAGTACAAATTATACTTTTCCAAACAGTAATATCAATGCAGGCGGAGCAGCATATAAGCTGGATTCCACATCACAGCTGATAAATGCTGGGGTAATTTCAGCATCAGGTACATTGTCAGTAAGTACATCCGCACAGGTGATACTGGACAGCGGTACAGGAAGTATAGAAGCAGAAACACTGGATCTGCAAAAGGATATATATCTAAACGCAAGTAAGGCAATGGATTCATCTTCAGATACATATAATTATGAGGATTTGAATGTAAAGAACCTTACCGGGACAGGAGAAATAAAGTCATATTCACCTTTATTTACTGCAAAAACTACACAGGCAGCTGACGGGACATACTCAGTTTCGCTTGAAAGAAAAAAATTCGATACTTTATTTGAAAGTGAGCTGGGAAATATTCTTGAAAAAAATTATGCAGGTTCTGAAAATGACAATGTAAGTAAAGAATTATATAATTCTATTAAGAGTATAAGCAGTATGAAAACATTTAGTCTGGCAGATGAAGAAATAACAGGAAGAACAATAATAAGTAATTCACTTTATAATCAGTTTCATCAAAATAAAATATTAAATAACAGTATTGATTCTATATTATCAAGAAGAGATATCAGCAATGCAGGTACTGAATATTATTTTGAGACAATGGGAAGTTTTTCAGATCAAAAAAATCTTGATAACAGCAGCGGCTTTGATAGTAATTCATATGGCGTAACAGTGGGAATAATGACACCTGTGAATAATTCAGTTTCACTCGGAGGATTTATTTCATATTTGAATTCCGATATTGATTATAAAGATAATGCAGATTCAAGTCAGGATACAGATACTTTTTCCATCACAGGTGTAATGGAAAATAAATTTATGGATAATTTTAAGCTGACAACAAAGTTAGGGTATAATTACGGGAGTAATGATACCAAAAGAAAAATAACATATGACAATTCGTATAATGAAGTAAACGGAGAATACGACACATGGTCGTTGAACGGAACTACAGGACTGGAATACAGCAAGGAAATTACACGGAATATTACATTAAAACCATCTCTGAACCTTATATTGTCTTATATTTCCCAAGAAGAGTATACTGAAACAGGAGCTATAGCAGATGTAAAAGTAGATTCGGAAGATGCTTTTTCTGCTAAAGCAGGAGCAGGAATAAAAGCTGATATAAATTTATTTGATAATGGTGTTTCCCGTTTCAAAGTGGTACCCAAAATAAATTATTATTATGAAATGGCTGATCCTTACAAAAATAAAAACATCAGTCTGGTATCACTCGCAGATACAATGGAGATATGGAGCAGGGAAGCGGGAAGAAATGATTTGAATCTGGGAATAGACTTGGAATATAGTATTAATAATTTTTCTGTATTCGGAGGATATAATGCAGGAGTTTTAGATGATGAAAATGAGCAGTTTGTAAATTTAGGATTTAAATTTTTCTTTTAA